A portion of the Thalassotalea sp. LPB0316 genome contains these proteins:
- the nqrF gene encoding NADH:ubiquinone reductase (Na(+)-transporting) subunit F, whose translation MEIILGVSMFTAIVILLVLVILFAKSKLVSTGDVTIAINGDPDKAITTAAGGKLLGALADKGIFVPSACGGGGTCGQCRVHVHSGGGDILPTEQSHITKREAKEGCRLSCQVAVKQDMDIELEDEIFGVQQWECTVISNDNKATFIKELKLAIPDGESVPFRAGGYIQIEAPAHHVKYKDFDIPEEYRGDWERFGFFDIESKVDTDTLRAYSMANYPEEEGIIMLNVRIATPPPNNLSLPAGKMSSYIWSLKEGDKVTISGPFGEFFAKDTDAEMVFIGGGAGMAPMRSHIFDQLKRLKSKRKISFWYGARSLREMFYEDDFNGLAAENDNFEWHVALSDPQPEDNWDGMTGFIHNVLYENYLRDHEAPEDCEYYMCGPPMMNAAVIGMLKDLGVEDENILLDDFGG comes from the coding sequence ATGGAAATTATACTCGGCGTATCGATGTTCACCGCCATTGTTATCTTGCTAGTTTTAGTAATCTTATTTGCTAAATCTAAGCTGGTATCAACAGGTGATGTGACTATCGCTATTAACGGTGATCCAGATAAAGCGATCACTACAGCTGCTGGCGGCAAATTATTAGGCGCATTAGCAGACAAAGGTATTTTCGTACCATCAGCCTGTGGTGGTGGTGGTACATGTGGTCAGTGTCGCGTACACGTTCATTCTGGTGGTGGTGACATCTTACCAACTGAGCAAAGCCATATTACAAAGCGTGAAGCAAAAGAAGGTTGTCGTTTATCGTGTCAGGTTGCTGTTAAGCAAGACATGGACATTGAGTTAGAAGACGAAATCTTTGGTGTTCAGCAGTGGGAATGTACAGTTATCTCGAACGATAACAAAGCAACATTCATCAAGGAGCTTAAATTAGCTATCCCTGATGGTGAATCAGTGCCGTTCCGCGCGGGTGGTTACATTCAGATTGAAGCGCCTGCTCACCACGTTAAATACAAAGATTTCGATATTCCAGAAGAATATCGCGGTGACTGGGAGCGTTTTGGCTTCTTCGATATTGAGTCTAAAGTTGATACTGACACATTACGTGCCTACTCGATGGCGAACTACCCAGAAGAAGAAGGCATTATCATGCTTAACGTGCGTATCGCTACGCCGCCGCCAAACAACTTATCACTTCCTGCTGGTAAAATGTCATCGTACATTTGGAGCTTAAAAGAAGGTGATAAAGTAACTATCTCTGGTCCATTCGGTGAATTCTTCGCGAAAGACACTGATGCAGAAATGGTATTTATCGGTGGTGGTGCAGGTATGGCACCTATGCGTTCTCACATCTTCGACCAGCTTAAGCGTCTTAAGTCTAAGCGTAAGATCTCTTTCTGGTACGGTGCACGTTCATTACGTGAAATGTTCTATGAAGATGATTTCAACGGCTTAGCGGCTGAGAATGACAACTTCGAATGGCACGTAGCACTTTCAGATCCTCAACCAGAAGATAACTGGGACGGTATGACTGGCTTTATCCACAACGTGCTTTACGAAAACTACTTACGTGATCACGAAGCGCCAGAAGATTGTGAATACTACATGTGTGGTCCACCTATGATGAACGCAGCTGTTATTGGCATGCTGAAAGATTTAGGTGTAGAAGATGAGAACATCTTACTAGACGACTTCGGCGGCTAA